One genomic region from Podarcis raffonei isolate rPodRaf1 chromosome 16, rPodRaf1.pri, whole genome shotgun sequence encodes:
- the LOC128403884 gene encoding uncharacterized protein LOC128403884 has product MVDHDLLDHRLADVGIQGIARNWLCSFISGRGQRVALGREMSSRHSLVCGVPQGAILSPMLFNIFMRPLAQIIRSLGLGCHQYADDTQLYLLMGGHTDSAPNTLTRCLEAVAGWFRGSRLKLNPSKTEVLWLGQNGMGMRDQLPSLAGAQLVPLPSVKSLDAQVTATAKATFFHLRRIKQLVPYLSRPDLATVIHAMVTSRLDYCNSLYAGLPLKLTQKLQWVQNAAARLLTGSVPWEHIHPVLFKLHWLPVEYRIRFKVLLLTFKALHGLGPSSLRDRLSRYAPRRASRSRNSNTLVVPGPKEVRLASTRARAFSTLAPAWWNALPHETRALQDLISFRRACKTELFRLAFGLVPI; this is encoded by the exons atggttgatcatgatcttctggaccaccgcctcgcagacgtggggatacagggcatagcccgtaactggctgtgctcttttatctctggtcgaggacagagggtggcactagggagggaaatgtcgtcgcgccactccttggtgtgtggagtgccacagggcgcaatcctctccccgatgctttttaacatctttatgcgcccccttgcccagattatccggagccttgggctgggctgtcaccaatatgctgatgacactcagctctatctgctgatgggtggccacaccgactcggccccgaacacactgaccagatgcttggaagctgtggctggatggtttcgtgggagccggttgaaactaaatccttcgaagacagaggtcctatggctgggtcagaatggcatggggatgagggaccaactcccttctcttgcgggggcccaattagtgccattgccttccgttaagagtttggat gcgcaagttacagcaacagccaaggcgacatttttccaccttcgccgcatcaagcagttggtcccttacctttcccgccccgacctggccacagtgatccatgcgatggtcacctccaggcttgactactgtaattcgctctatgcggggctgcccttgaagctgacccagaaactccagtgggtgcagaatgctgcagcgaggctcctcacggggtctgtgccatgggagcatattcacccagtgcttttcaagctgcactggctcccggtggagtacaggatcagatttaaggtgctgcttttgacctttaaagcccttcacggcctaggaccctcgtccctacgggaccgcctctcccggtatgccccacggagagcctcaaggtccagaaatagcaacaccctagtggtcccgggccctaaggaagttagattagcttcaaccagagccagggccttttcaactctggctccggcctggtggaacgctctgcctcatgagaccagggccctgcaggatctgatttctttccgcagggcctgtaagacagagttgttccgcctggcctttggcttggtgccaatttga